Proteins found in one Haloferax litoreum genomic segment:
- a CDS encoding pyridoxal-phosphate-dependent aminotransferase family protein: MGPGPSDVHPRVLRAMSTPLVGHLDPSFIDIMNEVQELMRYTFRTDNQWTIPVSGTGSASMEAAIGNLVEPGDTMLVPTNGYFGGRMEAMAERAGGNVVHVDAPWGEPLDTADVQEAFDEYQPDVFGFVHAETSTGVKQPHVQELTSIAHDHDALVVSDTVTSLGGVELEVDDWGIDVAYSGPQKCLSCPPGASPLTLNDRAMDKVLSREEAPRSWYLDLSLLEGYWGEDRAYHHTAPITNVYAIREALRLVAEEGIENRWDRHRRVASALKAGVEAMGLGLNPEDEYWLPSLNAVLVPDGVDAGEAISYVLEHYDLEIAGGLGALAGDIFRIGCMGYSAKPKNVSYLVTALGEALEAQGADVDVDAGFAAMRAQLNQ; this comes from the coding sequence ATGGGCCCCGGACCGAGCGACGTACACCCCCGCGTGCTCCGGGCGATGTCGACGCCGCTGGTCGGGCACCTCGACCCGTCGTTCATCGACATCATGAACGAGGTTCAAGAACTCATGCGCTACACGTTCCGAACCGACAACCAGTGGACGATTCCCGTCTCTGGGACCGGGTCGGCGTCGATGGAGGCGGCCATCGGCAACCTCGTGGAACCGGGCGACACGATGCTCGTCCCGACGAACGGGTACTTCGGTGGCCGGATGGAGGCGATGGCCGAACGCGCCGGTGGGAACGTCGTCCACGTCGACGCGCCGTGGGGCGAACCCCTCGACACCGCCGACGTGCAGGAGGCATTCGACGAGTACCAACCCGACGTGTTCGGGTTCGTCCACGCCGAGACCTCGACCGGTGTCAAGCAACCGCACGTTCAGGAACTGACGAGCATCGCTCACGACCACGACGCACTCGTCGTCTCCGACACCGTCACTTCGCTGGGCGGCGTCGAACTCGAAGTCGACGACTGGGGCATCGACGTGGCGTACTCCGGTCCGCAGAAGTGTCTCTCGTGTCCACCGGGTGCGAGTCCGCTGACGCTCAACGACCGTGCGATGGACAAAGTCCTCTCCCGTGAGGAGGCACCGCGTTCGTGGTACCTCGACCTCTCGCTGCTCGAAGGTTACTGGGGCGAAGACCGGGCGTACCACCACACTGCACCCATCACCAACGTCTACGCAATCCGCGAAGCGCTCAGACTCGTCGCCGAAGAGGGTATCGAGAATCGCTGGGACCGTCATCGTCGCGTCGCAAGCGCCCTCAAGGCCGGCGTCGAAGCGATGGGTCTCGGGCTGAACCCCGAAGACGAATACTGGCTCCCGAGCCTCAACGCCGTTCTCGTCCCCGACGGCGTGGACGCAGGCGAGGCCATCAGCTACGTCCTCGAACACTACGACCTCGAAATCGCGGGCGGTCTCGGCGCACTCGCCGGCGACATCTTCCGTATCGGATGCATGGGCTACTCCGCCAAGCCCAAGAACGTCTCGTACCTCGTGACCGCACTCGGTGAGGCACTCGAAGCGCAAGGCGCGGACGTAGACGTGGATGCCGGGTTCGCGGCGATGCGCGCGCAACTGAACCAGTAA
- the hisD gene encoding histidinol dehydrogenase: MEVRELAGLGPDARRAFFERDAGVAEVRSDVRDIVERVRTEGDVALREFSREFDGVEVGNIDVSDAAERAYEEIDDDVRDAIETAAANIREFHERQVPEDWREEFDGGRELGRRYRPLERVGVYAPGGTAAYPSSVLMGVIPAKVAGVEHVAVATPPADPMNPVTLAAMHVAGADAVYSVGGAQGIAALAYGTETVKAVQKVVGPGNKWVTAAKAEVRGDVDIDFLAGPSEVLVVADETADPRFVAADLVAQAEHDPNASVVAVTDDADVAEEIVAEVERQAAERERVETIEAALENDASGVLLARSMSEAVLFAEEYAAEHLSIQADDDEALLDRIDSAGSVFLGPYTPVAAGDYASGTNHVLPTGAGAKRQGGLSVDHFVRSTTVQRLDHDALEGLSETITTLAEAEGLDAHAQSVRERFDQ; the protein is encoded by the coding sequence ATCGAGGTTCGCGAACTTGCCGGTCTCGGCCCGGACGCCCGCCGCGCCTTCTTCGAGCGTGACGCCGGCGTCGCCGAGGTGCGGTCCGACGTCCGCGACATCGTCGAACGCGTCCGAACCGAGGGGGACGTCGCCCTCCGCGAGTTCTCCCGCGAGTTCGACGGCGTCGAAGTCGGAAACATCGACGTGAGCGACGCGGCGGAACGCGCGTACGAGGAAATCGACGACGACGTACGCGACGCAATCGAGACGGCGGCGGCGAATATCCGCGAGTTCCACGAACGACAGGTTCCCGAGGACTGGCGCGAGGAGTTCGACGGCGGCAGAGAACTCGGCCGTCGCTACCGACCGCTCGAACGGGTCGGCGTCTACGCGCCCGGCGGCACCGCGGCGTACCCGTCGAGCGTCCTCATGGGCGTCATCCCCGCGAAGGTGGCCGGCGTCGAACACGTCGCCGTCGCCACCCCGCCCGCCGACCCGATGAACCCCGTCACGTTGGCCGCGATGCACGTCGCTGGCGCGGACGCGGTGTACTCGGTTGGCGGCGCACAGGGCATCGCCGCACTCGCCTACGGGACCGAGACAGTCAAAGCCGTCCAGAAGGTGGTCGGACCGGGTAACAAGTGGGTGACCGCCGCGAAGGCCGAAGTCCGCGGCGACGTGGACATCGACTTCCTCGCCGGCCCATCCGAAGTCCTCGTCGTCGCCGACGAGACGGCGGACCCGCGATTCGTCGCGGCGGACCTCGTCGCGCAGGCCGAACACGACCCGAACGCCTCCGTCGTCGCCGTCACGGACGACGCCGACGTCGCCGAGGAAATCGTCGCCGAAGTCGAACGGCAGGCCGCCGAACGCGAACGTGTCGAGACCATCGAAGCGGCACTGGAGAACGACGCGTCGGGCGTCCTCCTCGCCCGGTCGATGTCCGAAGCGGTCCTCTTCGCCGAAGAGTACGCCGCAGAACACCTGTCGATTCAGGCCGACGACGACGAAGCACTCTTAGACCGCATCGACTCGGCGGGGAGCGTCTTCCTCGGCCCGTACACGCCCGTCGCCGCCGGCGACTACGCCTCCGGGACGAACCACGTCCTCCCGACCGGTGCCGGCGCGAAGCGGCAGGGTGGCCTCTCTGTCGACCACTTCGTTCGCTCGACGACGGTCCAACGACTCGACCACGACGCCCTCGAGGGTCTCTCGGAGACCATCACGACGCTCGCCGAGGCAGAAGGACTCGACGCCCACGCCCAGAGCGTCCGCGAGCGATTCGACCAGTAG
- a CDS encoding HesB/IscA family protein yields MSTESATGSGDAGITVTPDAADEAISLLEGESMDTDVAGLRLFVQQGGCAGLSYGMRFDNEPEDDDTVVEQHGLRVFVDPASINYIGGSTLAYEGGLQGAGFHVENPNATSSCGCGESFRT; encoded by the coding sequence ATGAGCACGGAATCCGCGACCGGAAGCGGCGACGCGGGTATCACGGTCACGCCCGACGCCGCGGACGAGGCCATCTCGCTCCTCGAAGGCGAGTCGATGGACACCGACGTTGCCGGTCTCCGTCTGTTCGTCCAACAGGGCGGGTGCGCCGGCCTCTCGTACGGAATGCGGTTCGACAACGAACCCGAAGACGACGACACGGTCGTCGAACAACACGGTCTGCGCGTCTTCGTCGACCCGGCGAGTATCAACTACATCGGCGGGTCGACGCTCGCCTACGAGGGCGGACTGCAAGGTGCAGGGTTCCACGTCGAGAACCCGAACGCGACGAGCAGTTGCGGGTGCGGCGAATCCTTCCGAACGTAG
- a CDS encoding DUF5816 domain-containing protein, with protein MADLQSQTVDSGKTVYVAQDEVERGSKGPFYVVYATDDAENRWGFLCGNCDSFNTAMDTMGRIECNECGNVRKPDEWDAAHE; from the coding sequence ATGGCCGACTTACAATCACAGACCGTCGACAGCGGAAAGACCGTCTACGTCGCACAGGACGAAGTCGAACGCGGGTCGAAGGGGCCGTTCTACGTCGTCTACGCCACCGACGACGCAGAGAACCGATGGGGATTCCTCTGCGGCAACTGCGACTCGTTCAACACGGCGATGGATACGATGGGGCGAATCGAGTGCAACGAGTGTGGAAACGTCCGAAAACCGGACGAGTGGGACGCCGCACACGAGTAG
- a CDS encoding DUF7116 family protein — MAQASMPPVQEARSIFGRLGYTVSGDGPQLLAEHKWRTVQVTALSSREASECRPVLTDGGDENGYRLRCFVTWDDHIDALTERLRGVDLPYEWAIIGVSNGGGDDYEVVRGVNT; from the coding sequence ATGGCCCAGGCTTCGATGCCCCCTGTTCAGGAGGCTCGGTCGATATTCGGCCGGCTGGGGTACACCGTCTCGGGGGACGGACCCCAACTGCTGGCCGAACACAAGTGGCGTACGGTCCAAGTGACCGCACTGAGCTCGCGCGAAGCGTCTGAGTGCCGACCGGTACTTACAGACGGCGGAGACGAGAACGGATATCGACTCCGCTGCTTCGTGACGTGGGACGACCACATCGACGCGCTCACAGAGCGCCTCCGTGGTGTCGACCTCCCGTACGAGTGGGCCATTATTGGTGTGTCGAACGGTGGGGGAGACGACTACGAAGTCGTTCGCGGCGTGAACACCTAA